A single window of Nicotiana tomentosiformis chromosome 1, ASM39032v3, whole genome shotgun sequence DNA harbors:
- the LOC104086630 gene encoding 33 kDa ribonucleoprotein, chloroplastic has translation MSGCCFSFAATASTSSTSLLYLFTQKPKFSVDHLSLSTYNTHFNFKINSTKLKAHFPISSLYRSSIFLSTCASVSDGVEVVQEDDEEEVALSAEEEEEIEEKEERVESESVEGGRLYVGNLPFSMTSSQLSEIFAEAGTVANVEIVYDRVTDRSRGFAFVTMGSVEEAKEAIRLFDGSQVGGRTVKVNFPEVPRGGEREVMSAKIRSTYQGFVDSPHKLYVANLSWALTSQGLRDAFADQPGFMSAKVIYDRSSGRSRGFGFITFSSAEAMNSALDTMNEVELEGRPLRLNVAGQKAPVSSPPVVETSPENDSDNSELLSSLSS, from the exons ATGTCAGGTTGTTGCTTCTCTTTTGCTGCTACAGCATCTACTTCTTCTACTTCTTTACTGTATCTCTTCACTCAAAAGCCTAAATTCTCAGTAGACCATCTTTCCTTAAGTACTTATAATACTCACTTCAACTTCAAGATAAACTCAACAAAACTCAAAGCCCATTTCCCCATTTCTTCTCTTTATCGCTCTTCAATCTTTTTGAGCACTTGTGCTTCTGTGTCTGATGGAGTTGAGGTTGTCCAAGAAGATGACGAAGAAGAAGTTGCATTGTCAgccgaagaagaagaggaaattgaagaaaaagaagaacgcGTTGAATCAGAATCAGTTGAAGGTGGTAGATTGTACGTGGGTAATTTGCCCTTTTCAATGACCTCTTCTCAATTGTCTGAAATCTTTGCTGAAGCTGGCACAGTGGCTAATGTTGAG ATTGTTTATGACAGAGTTACAGATAGGAGTCGTGGATTTGCATTTGTTACAATGGGAAGTGTTGAAGAGGCAAAGGAAGCAATTCGCTTGTTTGATGGATCT CAAGTTGGAGGTCGTACGGTCAAGGTGAATTTCCCTGAGGTTCCAAGAGGAGGTGAAAGGGAAGTAATGAGTGCAAAGATAAGAAGCACCTATCAAGGTTTTGTTGATAGCCCTCACAAATTATACGTTGCGAATCTTAGCTGGGCCCTCACTTCTCAAGGTCTAAGAGACGCTTTTGCTGACCAGCCCGGATTCATGAGTGCAAAAGTCATCTATGACAGGTCCTCAGGAAGATCTCGAGGTTTTGGGTTCATTACATTTTCTTCTGCTGAAGCAATGAACTCTGCACTTGATACCATGAATGAAGTG GAACTTGAAGGACGGCCATTGCGACTAAATGTGGCTGGGCAGAAAGCTCCCGTATCTTCTCCACCAGTTGTCGAAACAAGTCCTGAAAATGATTCTGACAACAGTGAATTACTTTCTAGTCTCAGCTCATAA